The genomic region CAGGAGTGATGAAATTTGCGGGGATTTTTACACGAGCTTCTACTGTTTGAGATTTACCTTTGATCTTGTCTAAATTCGCTTCGGTGGTAAATACTTTTCTGCCGTTTCCATCTTTGAGAGAAACGCCGAGAATAACACCTTCGTACCAACAATTAACTGAAAATTGTATTTTAAGAATAATGGTTTCTGTATGTCCAAAGGTTGATGTGGGAATCCCGGAAGCATCGATAGTTTCCGCGCGATCGATTTGCATATCGCTTTCTTTGGACAAGCGACGCATAAATTGATTGCTTTCTCCGGAAACTAAATTTTTCATATATGCAGCAATAGTTTCTTGAGGCGTTCCTTCTGTTAAAATTTGTCCGCGATCGAATAAAAATGCGCGATTGCACAGTTGAGAAATGGTTCCCATTTGATGGCTGACAAAAATCACGGTACGTCCTTGTTGTCCGACATCTTTCATTTTGCCCAAACACTTTTTTTGAAACCCGGCATCTCCCACCGCGAGAACTTCATCTACCACGAGAATATCCGGTTCCAAGTGGGCAGCGACTGCAAAGGCAAGGCGCACGTACATTCCTGAAGAATAGCGCTTGACGGGCGTATCGAGAAACCGCGCCACCTCTGCAAAGGCGACGATTTCATCAAACTTGCGTCGAATTTCTGCTTTGCTCATCCCCAGAATTGCGCCGTTGAGATAGATATTTTCTCGTCCGGTTAACTCCGGATGAAACCCCGTTCCCACCTCCAATAGGCTCGCCACGCGACCTCTGAGAGCGACTCGTCCGGCGGTGGGTTCGGTAATGCGGCTGAGGATTTTGAGGAGGGTGGATTTCCCTGCGCCGTTGCGTCCGATAATCCCTACGCGATCGCCCCGTTTGATGGTAAAAGAGACATCATCAAGCGCCCAAAACTCCTCGAACGGTTGCAGATTGACCTGAGACGGACGAAATAATCGCCGAACCTTTTGAGTCAAAACGTCCCGCAAAGAGCGGTAGGGTTCTTGCTGGCGACCGATCCGGTACTTCTTCCCCAGGTGTTCGACGCAGATAATGGTTTCAGACATATATAGCGTTGACCTTTGGGATATGGAACTTTGCGCTGCGGAAATAGGGAATAGGGAACAGGGAACAGGGAATATTAGAAAGAGATACAGATGTTATTTGGGGGATATGAGAAATGGGTGTTGGGTTTCGCGCTTTATTTAGAAACGCTATAGCGAGATTATTGGGCTTCGCGAACATATGGGTAGGGGGATAATAGGAAAAGTTGGATGACTCATTAATTTTCGCGATCGCGCGTTAAATTTAAATCCTGTCGGCAAAGGTTTTTTCGACTTTTCGGAAGTACCAAATACTACTCCCTAGAAGTAGCAGTAAGAGTCCAGAGGAAAGGGCAAACCCTGGTAAATACAGTTGCGATTCGCCCCCCAAAATTGCCCAACGAAAGCCATCAATTACCCCGACAATAGGATTGAACGAATACAGCAGCCGCCACTGTTCGGGAACGATATTGCTGCTGAATCCCACCGGAGAGATGTACAGTCCGAATTGCACGATAAAGGGAACCAAATAGCGAAAATCCCGATATTCCACATTCAACGCAGCCAGCCACAATCCAGCCCCCATACTTGCTGCTGCCGCGAT from Lusitaniella coriacea LEGE 07157 harbors:
- a CDS encoding ABC transporter ATP-binding protein, with the protein product MSETIICVEHLGKKYRIGRQQEPYRSLRDVLTQKVRRLFRPSQVNLQPFEEFWALDDVSFTIKRGDRVGIIGRNGAGKSTLLKILSRITEPTAGRVALRGRVASLLEVGTGFHPELTGRENIYLNGAILGMSKAEIRRKFDEIVAFAEVARFLDTPVKRYSSGMYVRLAFAVAAHLEPDILVVDEVLAVGDAGFQKKCLGKMKDVGQQGRTVIFVSHQMGTISQLCNRAFLFDRGQILTEGTPQETIAAYMKNLVSGESNQFMRRLSKESDMQIDRAETIDASGIPTSTFGHTETIILKIQFSVNCWYEGVILGVSLKDGNGRKVFTTEANLDKIKGKSQTVEARVKIPANFITPGSYYFLIALHIPNVRLIETIDEVCQFIITDMGSQFSLYEGLDYGCVFANCEWQFSSATGAAS